From Triticum urartu cultivar G1812 chromosome 2, Tu2.1, whole genome shotgun sequence, a single genomic window includes:
- the LOC125541305 gene encoding uncharacterized protein LOC125541305 — MAVSFQKAPSLFPIEPRQYPQNSSVVREKSGAREMDGRNLLGDVGGAARTNQNKTKVVKIAVAVLAMLLLLAAAAVSTTPDDRACLRAFFRRDMFLVFCVFVSTTTGCLLAWMAVMAPTEASQRSYAWATVRCFALLAINLYFALSNLPDVDDAA, encoded by the exons ATGGCAGTTTCGTTTCAGAAAGCTCCATCGCTGTTTCCCATAGAGCCCCGCCAATATCCCCAAAACTCCTCCGTGGTTAGGGAAAAGAGTGGTGCTAGAGAGATGGATG GCCGCAATCTGCTGGGTGATGTCGGAGGAGCCGCGAGAACGAACCAGAACAAG ACCAAGGTCGTCAAGATAGCGGTGGCGGTGCTGGCCATGCTGCTGCTGCTCGCGGCGGCGGCTGTCTCCACGACGCCGGACGACCGTGCCTGCCTCCGCGCCTTCTTCCGCCGCGACATGTTCCTGGTGTTCTGCGTGTTCGTGAGCACCACAACCGGCTGTCTCCTGGCGTGGATGGCCGTTATGGCGCCGACGGAGGCTTCCCAGCGCTCGTACGCGTGGGCCACCGTCAGGTGCTTCGCGCTTCTTGCCATCAATCTGTACTTCGCCTTGTCCAA CCTCCCGGATGTCGACGATGCTGCCTAG